In the genome of Mercurialis annua linkage group LG8, ddMerAnnu1.2, whole genome shotgun sequence, the window AAATATTTGCAATCAAAGAAGCTTTAAGCTGGTTGAAGGACAAGCATCAGGTTATCATTGAGTCCGATGCGCTTGAGGTTATCTCTGATATTCGTTTGCCGTTAAAAGCTGGAATTGACCCTTTAATCGATGAATGTATTTCTATTGTGAAGCAGTTaagtaattttcattttaattttgtaagaCGGTCTGCAAATGAAACTGCGCATGTATTAGCGCAAGCATCCCATTCTATGTCAGATCTGCAGGAATGGTTTAGCAACTTTCCGGCATTTCTTACTGATGTAATTGCTTCTGATTCGGCTTAATAATACGATattgattctaaaaaaaaaactaaataaatctAAGCTAGTATTAATTTTACATGTTTAACATTTGaacattaataattttaagtttaaattgttaaatatatatcataaatttttttaatccttaaaaaaatataaatacataaattataatatttttaaatataaatacataaattataatattttattgtaattgtaatacccatcaaaagtataaatttaaaaaagatattgTAAATCATAATTGCACATATTGAGAATTTTATGGTATTTATTTTGCAAAAATAGTTGTATATATCAAAACAAGTAACAATAACATTTCGTTGTGCATTAAATATATACAATAACATTATATTGCatttagaatatgaattaattttcaaaaatcattTCTTAATTTTGGACGTGCACAGTAATAAACTTtcttaaacattaaaaaaatgaaaataattatattaaatatttaagtttctataacaaaaatttgaaaaatatattagaaaACAAACAACACCAATAACAATAACAAGGTGCCAACTAAAAGATTAGTTCCAATTTAGGGCTTCGTTttgagaaaaatgaaaaaaataattaagatttACTGTAAATTGTTCTACTgacatactttttttttaaaatcaatcaaattagTTTAGTTGATATGTTAATAGCTTCATCTAGAGCTATTCTGTTTTTAGTCTACTTGGTCAATATAAAGAATgccaaataattataataaaaatttgaattacatTCTTGAACAGGATTTACGATTTTTTTATCCCAGATAATGGAAATGCATAATATTATTATCCTTTATTAACATATGTGGTATTCACTCAATTTtatgccaaaaaaatgaaagttggtaattttttatatcaaaaaaaaaaagattatgttaaataccaaaaacacgcgaaattagtgattttttatacaattaagCCTAATTTATTATTCGTATATTAGTTACGGATGCAAGATTCGAATTCATGGTCTCTTCATGCACTTAAAGACGCCTTAACCATTTAAAATCTTACACTGACATTTAAATTCTAACTTGTGTTGCAATACATTCAACGTCAATCCATTTTATACTTTCCACCAATAactataatttaaatgttattagcGTTGAGCAATAAACTGTTAGATCGTGAGTTCCCacaaacacttttttttttccaattattaaaaacaaaaagattAATACTTTCTATCTTTTTGTATAGAAATTTACTAAATAgtattacaattttaaatatatatcaaaattgaatattttttataattaaatttgtttacaaaagttgATAATTTTGTATCAGCTTAAACTAAGAATTCAACTGAATAAAATATTTCCAGTATATTcatcttaaattaaattttttatttaaaaattatcaattaataaagaattgaataagtttttacCATAcatatttaaactaaaaattataatttattttttcatagttAGAGTGATATAATTTACTATATTACATTGTtagtttacaaaaataatttgttattttaaaatatataattggcAATGTTGTAACTTGtaactaaaacaaaataaaaaaatactaaaaataaataaaaataaaaacaaaattgtgtTAATAATGATTCTCTTGTTGGAactcttttctttctctttgggtcaataaaattaaaagggatAAATACTATTACCCCCCTGAGTTTAGGTCATAATTATTACTTCatcactaaattttaaaaagtgaattaGTTCCCCCCTaagtatttattaaattcatGACAAACCCCCTCCGTCTCTCAGTCCGTCAAATGTCTGTTAATTACGTAAAAAGGACAATATTGCCcttttaattaaagagaaaaaaaattcatttccatcttttttatcaattctttatttccatttttattaaCCCTCTCTCGTCTTTTTCATAAATCCCTGAACCCTAATATTTTACCTTGCTTTGTccatttctttttctatttcgtCTCTTTCTCTTTTTGAACCATGATTTAGCTTTTCTCTTCATTTTCTCTAAATTACCTTTCCTACTAAACAACTtctaattttgtttaattttatttgatgacCTAAAATGAGCAGAGAGTATCAAATTGATGAGGTATGTATTGtttgctaaatttttatttaagttgATTGGATTAACTTGAAATTTTGAGTACAGTACAATTTAGATTATGGTTTATAAATGGATTTGCTTAATTTTTGTTTCTCTGcactttctttaaatttttgtttaagtTGAATGGATTAACTTGAGATTAATGTTATTTAtgctatttaaaaatttacaagaTATCAAAAACTATCTTTACTCTATTAGTTTGAGTGTAGTTTTATACTGAAAcattaattatgtaatttttgatttttgtttttagttGGAGTTAGAGGAAGCCATTAGAGATGCTCAATATGAATCAAACACAATAGAAATAGAAATGCCTAATGCACCAGAAAATGAAAATGGATTAGAATCAGAAATTATAAGGGTTGTTGGTGAGTTAAACAGAACTGAAAGACAAATACAAGAAATTCATGGTTCTGAAATTTTTAGGGATATTCAATACGTATATGTAAGGGGAAATCAAGGTAGAGGTGGAAGAAGAGGTAGGGCTGGTAGAGGAAATGGTGAGGCAGCTAGAGGAAGTATTGGGAATCTAATAGAAAGGGGAAGAGGAACGGGTAAAACTTTAAGAGGAAGGTTTTCCAGGATGGTTCGCAATAACAGTACCCAAGATAATGTCTTCTTAAATGATGAGAATTTTCAGCAACCTCCAAATGATGATGATCATGAATGGAATGCAGATAATGAAGAAGATACGGGTAGTGATAGCTTAGTAAGTACAGACGATGAATATATGGAggatgaaattttattaagtggtgATGAGAAACTAAGTGATGCAGGTTCTGATAAGTCAATTGCTGCAATCACAACCAGTGAGAGTGATAGTGAGTATGAATCAATGAGATCATCTAAAAGAAATGGTAATTTTGACCCTTTCAAAGAAATGGAAGTCGTTTCTTTTACTCGCACTGATGACGGCGATATAATTTTGAAAGAGAACCAGGTGTTTGATGATGTCTATGAATATAGAAAGGTTCTTAGGGATTATGCAATTAAAGGGGGATATTTGCTACATTGGAAGGTGAATGATAAAAATAGGGTAACAGTACTTTGCAAAGGGGAGGGATGCCAATGGAGGGTACATGCCTCTGCTTTATGTGATAAGCATACCTTCATGATAAAAACTTTGATTGATGAGCATAGCTGCATTAGACCCACTGATAATAAAAATCCAAATGCAAATACAAAATGGGTTACAAGCAAACTTCATGAGAAACTAGCTGTGGATGGGAACATGAGCTATGATCTAATGGAGAAAGAAATGCAGCAGAATTGGGGCATTCAACCTCCCAAATGGCAGTTGTACAAAGCAAGAAATGCAGTAAAAGAATCAGTAGAGGGATCACACGCTGAGTCTTATAAGTTCTTAAAGGTGTATATCAAAAATCTAATGAACATTAATCctggaacatttgtaaagtttgaGCATTATGAGAGACAAAATATGGATGAACCAGGTCAATTCAAGAGAATTTTTATAGCATTTGAACTTTTGATCATTGGATTTCTTGAGGGTTGTAGACCTTTAATAGGAGTTGATGGGTGTCATTTGAAAGGTCCATATGGAGGCTGTCTTCTTAATGCTGTAGCTTTGGATGGAAATAGAGGAATCCTGCCTATAGCAATTGCAATTGTTGAAGGGGAGTGTTATCAAAGCTGGGAGTTTTTTCTAGACTGTTTAAAACAATGTATTGGAGGAGAAGATGAAGGCAAACACTATACATTCATGTCAGATAGACAAaaggtatatttttatttccaatttgtatgtcttttatttttaaataggtgacttattttgataatttatttccATTATAGGGGTTGATTGAGGCAGTGTCCAACATATTTCCAACAGCTACACACAGATATTGTTGTAGACATATCTTCTCCAATTTCATCAAGCAATTTCCTGAAATTTCTCTAAGGCCGAAGTTTTGGATGGCAGCACGAAGCACAACTGGATTTTCATTTTGGGCTGTAATGAAAGAGATACAGAAAATTGATAATGGTAAGGCTAGTAAGTGGTTATTAAAGATAAAGCTAAAGCATTGGTGTAAACATGCTTTTACTAAAGATGCTAAAAGTGACCTTATTAGTAATAATATGTCTGAATCATTTAATGCTTGGATTGGAAAGTTACGAGGGATGCCTATTACCACCTTATTAGACTGTTTTAGGGAAaaatgcatggttagattacatAAGAGATATGCAGTAGGAAGTACTTGGGAGGGTAAGCTAACACCTCATGCACAAAAGATGTTAAACAAAGTCATTAATGAGAGTAGGAGGCAATGTAGAGTTATACCTGGTAGAAATGATGAGTTTGAAGTTAAAGAGGGAAAAGCTAAATTTGCGGTCAATCTTAGAGAGCGAAAATGTAGTTGCCAGTGGTGGGATATCTCTGGAATGCCTTGTAAGCATGCATGTATTTGCATTGGCTATAAAAGACTGAATGCAGAGGATTTTTGTGATGATTACCACTCAATCGAAAGATATTTAAAAACTTATAATGGTTCATTACATCCCATGCCTGAAATGGATATGACCACGGATGATACATTTTTACATTTACTGCCCCCGCCTCTTAAGAGATTACCTGGAAGACCAAGAAAAAATAGACGTAGGGAAGCCGGAGAACCTGCTCCTTCTACAGCATCTAAGAGAGTTAatacagttcgatgcacaacaTGCGGTCAATTAGGCCACAACAAAAGAGGCTGTCAGCGAACAACCAATGACCAACGAGTAAGTTTAGTTATTTTTTCATAATCAACTATTTATCTGTTTTCATTCCATACAAATAACATCGATTCTTATTGTCAATTACAGGCACCAAGGCAGACTAAGAGGACTGAAAAAGCAAGAAACGTCACTGAAGGTGCAACACAAGAAAGCCATGCATAGACTGCTTCGAGCAAAAGATCAAGAACGTCAAACTGGATAGCGCATATATTTTCGTGTGCATAATGCTGAATTTTTGGAACATTATGGTTTTATAGTCTTTTGATAGTTTGTAATTTTGTGGTAGCATACATTATGGCTAATTTTTGGTAGCATACAATATTGCTAGTTTTTGGAGCATGCAGTATTGCTATTGTTTGGTAGCGTGTATGCAAATTGTTAATGCAACTAACAGTGAATCAAAAATCTGATATTTACATGCTTTGTGTTTGAGCATTGTTGATTTAAACTGTGAATGTGTTTATTTATAGTTCTTAATTATAGGTCACTTTATAAGTAATTATGCAGGGGTATATAGTTCAGTAGAGCCAAAAAGCAGGGGGGATATAATGCAATAGAGCCAAAAAGCAGGGGggacataattttataaacataaaaagcAGGGGGGTATAATATTTCAACAAGGGAGGGTATTTTtgggttttaaaaatattttgtttacttTGACCAACAGATGGGGCGAAACTAACGTACATTTGACGGAATGAGAGACGGAGGGGGTTTGTCATGAATTTAATGAATACTCAGGGGGGAACtaattcactttttaaaattaagtgaTGAAGTAATAATTATGACCTAAA includes:
- the LOC126662036 gene encoding uncharacterized protein LOC126662036 — its product is MSREYQIDELELEEAIRDAQYESNTIEIEMPNAPENENGLESEIIRVVGELNRTERQIQEIHGSEIFRDIQYVYVRGNQGRGGRRGRAGRGNGEAARGSIGNLIERGRGTGKTLRGRFSRMVRNNSTQDNVFLNDENFQQPPNDDDHEWNADNEEDTGSDSLVSTDDEYMEDEILLSGDEKLSDAGSDKSIAAITTSESDSEYESMRSSKRNGNFDPFKEMEVVSFTRTDDGDIILKENQVFDDVYEYRKVLRDYAIKGGYLLHWKVNDKNRVTVLCKGEGCQWRVHASALCDKHTFMIKTLIDEHSCIRPTDNKNPNANTKWVTSKLHEKLAVDGNMSYDLMEKEMQQNWGIQPPKWQLYKARNAVKESVEGSHAESYKFLKVYIKNLMNINPGTFVKFEHYERQNMDEPGQFKRIFIAFELLIIGFLEGCRPLIGVDGCHLKGPYGGCLLNAVALDGNRGILPIAIAIVEGECYQSWEFFLDCLKQCIGGEDEGKHYTFMSDRQKGLIEAVSNIFPTATHRYCCRHIFSNFIKQFPEISLRPKFWMAARSTTGFSFWAVMKEIQKIDNGKASKWLLKIKLKHWCKHAFTKDAKSDLISNNMSESFNAWIGKLRGMPITTLLDCFREKCMVRLHKRYAVGSTWEGKLTPHAQKMLNKVINESRRQCRVIPGRNDEFEVKEGKAKFAVNLRERKCSCQWWDISGMPCKHACICIGYKRLNAEDFCDDYHSIERYLKTYNGSLHPMPEMDMTTDDTFLHLLPPPLKRLPGRPRKNRRREAGEPAPSTASKRVNTVRCTTCGQLGHNKRGCQRTTNDQRAPRQTKRTEKARNVTEGATQESHA